The genomic region CTGCTCAAAAGAGTCGATTAGTCAGAAGCCGGCCGTCATGAAGCCGGCCGACGACAAtaagaagataaagagagaaacttaccacgggtggaggattggcgcgagaatacggcgccttgccgtatTGCCAGTCCCCACCGAGCTTGCAGTTGGCAATATAATTGACCATgagcgccacctccgcgtggggcatctcCCATGTGCTCAGctggcttgggtcgaagcggccgctcatctgacacatcatgtggggccggctttggagaggaaggatccggcgctccacgaaggcggccaccaagtcggccccgcgcaAGCCTTTCGACTGAACcagcacccgaagccgggagatggCGGCGTTCCCGGCAGGAGACAACGACCGGGACCGGAAGCTccacgagggctgcctcccagccggcgggccggctacgtaagccggcaggttgatgtagtcttcttgctcggcgacgttcttcacatagaaataaGATCTCTGCCAGACCTttaccgactggatcagggggatgggcgggaacggattgttctcgctcgccctcctcatggcgatgaaggctccgcagggggcgggcacgccggcgacgactgtgccgagcttgctctggaagaactctccccagagctccagcgtgaggagcagccccaagaagccttcgcagagggagacaaaggccgacagcagcatcaccgtattgggcgtgatgtgatgcggctggaggtggtagaagtcgaggaaggagtgcAGAAacccgctcgccgggaggccgaagccgcgcaggcagtgcgagcggaagacgacccgctcgccctcctccggcgccggcgagatctccctcgcgGGTGCCAGGCGGACCTGTACGCGGTCGGCGCCGGGCAGGCGCCGGGTCTGGCGAAGGAACTCCACatggtcttcatggacgttggagccgtcccaggagctTGACAACGCCATGGGAACGAGGCGGTGTGGAGACGCGACGGCGCTGAGACGGGAAGCTGCGACggcagcaagaggaagaagacgagggttAGGAGGGACGGAGCGGGAgggagcgtgcgaacctctgtcgctctccctcctccccctacttataggctcacgtggcggagccgaggaggcgcggcgtggggaagcgtggggatcgatcgtgcccaccccccacgtcccgcgattatcgaGCCTTAACGGCGAAACGAAACTGCCTCGGGGAGGCGAGCGGCCCCtgtgggccacggaagatccgcgcccggaccaagcctcgcgagtggagggcccgggcctgcggcggcatcCCATCGCGCGCGTGCGCTCGCAGGATCTCGCCGCCACGTGGCCGCAGGGGGGCCCGTAGTCGGCACGCGGGTTGCCCCCCCTCCTCTCGCCTACAAGACGCGGGGCTTTCTGAAGTCGGCATACGCCCGCTAAGCTGGCTCTTCAGGatgggaagctgaccaagcttctcgtccccctgctcacctcggagctcgatcagcttcggggactactgtcggagtaaatagccatgggtagcctagccggcttcccctggcccttatgaaaaaattacgagcccgcccggctctcaagaatctaagacatggggccgccttcccctagctggCTGCAACCCAGGCCGACTTTCGGAAGGTGGTCCGACTTTCGtcctcatgagaaggccgactccaagaagccggccatgaggaggccgactccaagaagccggctccccataaagcggtcaagaccgtacccacaaAGTTTGCGCCCACCTAACGGcaatgagacggggcgtggctacagtaaagcctgccacccccgaatcccggagcacgcctggcacagtgcgtcgtgcggagtggccatgacccgtccggcgcggcactgtcgccatgttgaccctgaagtcatccacgacgggctaccagtacggcccacgggcggtgggtcccttcgggcagagagacatccgaaggcggcctggcctcccccagtcggcccgagacggggccggctccccgcagccggcccgcttcccccctcgaagaagacgccccattaaggagacaagacgcggtaaggctacgtTAACCGCCCGcaggacggcggcactgtagccccacttacctcgacgaagcccccgtcatcaggatgaggcaacagtaaccagccatcgacaagacccttggcagtggggcctgcctgttgccaaggagttggtagccggcgggacccaccagccggcgggccctagcagccggcgcagaagccagcgagcgcagtcacagaggctgggccccgcgcccagccggattaccattgtatccccggggggtaggcctatataaaccccccggtgcacccatgcaaagggttcgaccccctgctagttctagacaccgcataaggagaagaagcaggctagccgtgccctttcttcctcctccccccaaacagctccaggagcgttgtgtagctacttgattcatcgagtgagcatgcggagaccccgcagagcagcagtaggggtgttatctcctcggagagccccgaagctgggtaagattcgtcggcgtgcatgtcttcgcctcatcccgcttccaggcaccggcgatgtcttactggttcccacaaagataagccacccgttggcatatgtcgcacccaccacccgacagagagccagtcccagactagcttagatgtttccaaagcactcatgcggccatattgtcctttggtcagatgaccacagatgatattcttggcagtagagtccagttgaatgaacttcttgacatcagcagcagtgacaccttctccagccttgggaatgccattcttgacgacataccataggtcaacgtcaatggcttcaagatgcatgcgcatcttattcttccagtagggatattcagttccatcgaagacggggcacgcagcggagactttaattatccctgcagtcgacatagctaaaactccaggtggttaaaccgaatcacacagaacaagggagtacctttctctgataccaattgaaagtgcgttatatcgactagagggggggtgaataggcgattttatgaaagtcttcaaaacatggaagtttcgaagacaaacgatagagataaacctattactatgcagcggaaggtagactacactaggcaaaccatagtcatgtattcaatgaaccgaaagcacaatgactaatagcagcaatgtagtaaggaccaggtaggaagatattatgaagccaaatagaacacgcagtcactcagtgaagacagaagatagtgcaatcatacaatgacttcacaaggaccaacagtaagtaaagggaagggaaggatgaaaccagtgactcgttgaagacaatgatttgttggaccagttccagttgttgtgacaattgtaTGTCTGCTTAGGGCGGCTAgatatttaaaccttaggacacacagtcccggacacctagtcttgaacacgcagctcaggacacccagtcctcaccgtattccccctgagctaaggtcacacagatctcgcccaatcactctggtaagtcttcaaggtagactcccaaaccttcacagacttcgttcaccggcgatccacaatgtctcttggatgctcagaacgcgacgcctaaccggctggaggattcacagtcctcaagtgtaataagtcttcagatcacacagacaagaagacttaagtgatgcctaacactctttggctctgggtggttagggctttatcctcgcaaggaattctctctctcaaaggctttgaggtgggttgctctcaaaagacaaaagccgtactctaactctgagcagccaaccgtttatggttgtagggggtgggctatttatacccactaggcaacccgacctgatttgtctgaaatgaccttgggtcactaaggaactgacatgtgttccaacggtcagatttcaaactcacacggcaactttacttgggctacaatcAAAGCTGACTTgttcgactctggacaagattcgctctcatagtcttcactcgaagacataggttttggttaagcatcacttcagtcattctggctggttctcttggaccccacttaacagtacggtggttcctatgactcaacaaaggaaaaacagaactacgaaagatctaagtcttcgagctccataggcttcatgtgatgtcttctcttgtcatagtcttcaatgagaatatcttcataaaccacctttgacatcaatgtcttcatacatttttaggggtcatctctggtaggaaaacagaatcaatgagggacttctacctgtgttatcctgcaattctcacaaacacattagtccctcaactaggtttgtcatcaatactccaaaaccaactaggggtggcactagatgcacttacactaggtgaaccagatattagacaaagatactattcattgcttcctcgatatgttccccacaactaatttaaaactcaagtttgaacattaatttggacctgacttagaGTCTAAGAGGTAAACAAGACAATAAAGTAGGAGGTAactttaagcaatgcataacataagcataaacaaaagagtgcgacctctcttgtggatcTATGTACTCCTCATGTTcgtctgctgagtcgatgatggtgatgccgttgcggtgggtacCGGCGGCAgagaaggagatctgaggtggcgaaagacggcCATGAGTCATGATGTttagtttggtggatgcttctatcgatgtAGCAGCTCAGGTAAGGTGGACGACCTCGCGGTAGGAGCAGGAtaaaccacacaaagtttccttcgacacctacctgtaactaaagtaattctataagggctcatttggcttgcatggtTCTAAAAACgaagggataggaaaaacaccggaataggataggaatgcacatggtaaacagagcatttgtaaacacagggtTTCTGTCAACtagggtgtttggttcacaggaattggaagagcagaggaatgcaaagaaacatggccaaagtaaagtgaaaccatatgaaagtgtgtacagttagaatgtgaTTCTGCCACTAacgcacttggtcttgttttcatgcataggatttcgaaaagtaggtccaggtggatgttttgctccattcttttcaataaaatgcatgaataattgcatAGTAGAGTggcataggaaaatttcctattgctatgttttttcgttgaacaaaaatagccctaatggatcgacatgaatgtagagtaataagtgatgcaacaagtgtacaacctctttgtcgtagccgtgtcgacctcagcatcattgggccGTCGGAGGTgcggaggaagatctgaggaatccgtagatggtgtccagggcactgctctgttgtaatggatagttctgtcgttggagcagctccggtgagtcgtAAGACGTCAAGTctgaagcaacacaagacagacATCCTTAATCTTAAGTggtattctaatagcatctccaataaatgatgtaaaatagatgtaaaatttacatcaccataAAGCACCTGaatacaacagatgaggtaaagactattgactctgaacttaactatcgaaactgaaatttattgtggaatctaaatattactttcgaaactgaacgcaatggtagaagagaggcacttgacatgtagtttagggagggcctgcagttcatcttcaacctgcaccccccgagtcgccagccaccaccggccgaaccgccggcccctgcGCCACCTCGCCGTCtcaaaacaactccccaccgcaagtccgccgccccgaaacaattccccaccgccagtccgccgccgtCCCGGCCAGCCGTCTAGCCCCCCCTCGCGCTGAGCTTTTTCTCTAGCGATCCCCACGGCACtgccccaccaccgcgcccccccgccggcgtccaccgcccCCAACCTGAACCCTAAGGTAGATTGTGTggcacctctccggcgagccccctccccgatgcgggtggttcttccttaactcctacgagccccccacccccagaaaatcgactgacccaaaagtcgattcagtggactaaagtgtagctaaattggagaagagcagcagcacgagcgaggggggagaagcagcagcagcgcgagcaagcgagagccagagcagtagcagtagcgcgagcgagtgagagccggagcagcagcaactggGCGAGCAAGCGAgccagagccggagcagcagcagcaggtccggttggtatggatgccgccgacgaaggggcctcgcactaggggaaagccgccgtggagatgtcgcccgcagcgtcggcttcgaggtagccgctccatgggggtgcgggatggagcaccgtcggcgtcgGGAAGTCAaattaaggagaaggtgcgatgcgatgagtatacaacctctttggtggcgccgaataggcctcggcttcgtccaaggagtcggtgaggatgctgcggttccgatggagcagattaaggcggcgctatggggatggagcagccgcgatagatgaggtgaTCGTctgagcagctccttggaggtggaggacggggcggctgaaccggtgggacgacgagatggacgagggATCCTCATCTGgggtggtggatgagggacgtcgagctgttgcggtggacgatgtcgtcgagctgttgcggtggcagacgaaggagggtggggtttcgcggctggagcggagaggttatggcggcctgggatttcgaatggcaaaaaggaggcgatgagagggggaaccatgacttcgggacgcgcttgtccaaaatgtacggtgtgttacaaaagtacccccaccgatttgaactagcagccctttcggctcaggttAGAAGgaggatttcgtgtgtcgggatttggcagctggagggagttttcacgcgcgttgtaatttcgggatagcaaggcgtgggttgtgaaggcgtcagttttgggagcacgatatctgaattgtcgggatataacaaggcgcgggttgaatatagggacaagcctaacgtgtaatattgtacttgtacataccaaatcaattcgcactttcctcaacaaaaaaacaaaaaataaaaataaaactattcacaccacacaaagagagagtcttgtcccgttttactatacaaaatTTTTCCCTAATAATAAACCACGGATTGAGTCTGGCAGGTTTACCGTCGCGCCCTTTTTGCAAAATAGTCCCTGATGTTTTTGGTATTCAACCCACGGTCCTCTTTTAAGTGGATAAACTGAGAAAACGTTTCAGTTTTACAAAAGGACCCTGCATTTTGAAGTATTCAGCCCGTGGTCCTCTTTTAGTTGGATAATTTGCACGGAGGGGCAAGCGCTGCGCGAAGAAGAGGAAGATAGAGCGAGTCGCGAGCGGAGCTGCTGGCGGCGGAGGAGATCCTCACAGGCGGTGTGGGGCGTGGACATGGAAGCTCCGGCGGTGGATGAGCATGGTGGCTGGGAACCTCCAGTtcgaatagagagagagagaacgggATGGAGGAAGGAGAGaacaagaggaagaagagggagaggaggaaggCAGGTCGGCGTTGGGTACCTGGTTCCGTCGGGAGTCGCtggcgtcgaggtggcggggcgaGGCAGGGGTCGGGCGCTGGCTCTCGCAATCCATACGGGTTCGAGGCAGGGCGTGGGCGGCTCGGGCGCGCCACGCATGGAGTCTTGTGGGGCGTGGGTCGTTCGACCGATCTGGATGATTCTCCATCAGTTCTGGTTCCCCACCATGGCTACGGGCGCCTCTCGCCCTCTCCGTtctgcactcctcctcctccaatttAGGTGTGCGACCATAGCTAAGGGCCGCCTCCTCCTATCCATCCTTCCAATCTGGAGCATAGGTGGAGAGCCTGGTTGTGCGCGGCGGAGATGGCGCCCCGCGTCGGCGCCCCGTAATCCTACACGGAGCTCTGTCGAGGCCATGACATCCCCACCCAGGTATAGGCGCACATTGATCTAAAAAAGGCACCAACCCAATTGAACCTCTCCCTTGACcctttcttcttcatcttccaatCTCCTCTGTTATCAAGTTCTAACAGTACATCAATCCAAGCAACTCTTTTTAGATTAATTAAGGAATCAATATCACGATGGTGCATGCTTGATGCAGCAGAGGATCACAGGTGTATTGCCGGCAGTTTCAATTTAGCCAGGCGGTTGCCATCATCGTTAGACTTCACTGGAAGAACTGCAATGGCTCTTTGTTCCAGCCATATCCGATCTCCCGAGCCAGAGCTTTCAGGTCACTACAACACACTGTTTTCACGTCGCATCGCACCAGCTCCTGGTGAGTTTGCTCACTTGAGTCATAATAGAGGGAGTAAGAATGTCAGAAGGGAGAAGAACAAAAAATCATGCTGTCAGAGACGACATCCAAACCATTTTGTGTGTGTTGGAGTGATTGAACCTTGTCAATCAGAGCTGACATCGCGTCTCCTTCCTCGTACATAATTTTTGGGTAGTTGTGCATCTATATTCCATTCTGTACACCAAGAGATTATGTTGTTTTCCTATTACAAAATTGAACTATGTGAGACGTTGCTATTTACTGAAGCAGTTACGATCTAGTACATCGTTATCATTCTCAACAACTTCATAGTAAGCCAGTACAGATTGAGATCTGACAACTATTGCTTATCTGCGTTCAAGTTAGCTCAATTGTTCTGACATGCGATCTTTTTTTCCTCTCGTGTTTATTCTTGAGACATTTTACAGAAATATAAATAGCAGGCAAGCAATCAGGTTGATCAGAGCCAGACAGTTCACTGCAGTAAGCAATGCAATGTAAGAGCATATGTTGTCATTAAAATTCCATTCAAGAAGGATTTCATATGTGTGTGTTAATCACTTTGGTGCATTTATCGATAAATGATTTATTGGCCATCTACCAATAAATCGGTTGAGCTCCTCGAGGCAAAAACCTCCAAATTTATGGCAAAATTCATCCTTGTGCTGGATTACAAGCACTTATGTTGTGTACATTTCCGTGGGCAGAAGGATCAGTTGGTTGGTTATGAGTTTTGTGCTTGGTAATTTTTCAGATCGTGGCAGATTGTTATTGCTAGCAATTACTCACTGATCTCTGATGTGGCTCTCAATAGTGATGCATTACAAAATGGACCGATCCATCATCGTTAATCTACTGCTGTCGGCTTCTTCCGAGCTACTAATATCAGGTtgttttatttctgttgagtggtTTAAGCTTCaaggatgcaactgaaatgtgatcaagtggttgttCTCAACTTCTCATTCAGTTCATCCTGATAATCTGGCTAGAGAACTGTATATTAGTTTATTAAGTTGGTTTCCTATCTGTAATGTAGTTTATGTGTGAATCCTGCAAGTCGTCATGTTCAATTGTGGTTGTCATGTAGAATTTGTATTAATCCTAGTGAGTGCAAACTATAGGGTTAGTTGTGTTTGATGTTGAATCCCTGATGATCACATTGTCGGAAAATTATTCCTGGTTTCCTTTCTGTTAGTCAGTTTTAAGTGTGAATGGTACAAGTCATATTATTTGATTGTTCTTTTGTTATCGAATCTGCCCGAGCATATTGTCCACAAACTATATTTCTTTTCAATATGTCAGTCGTATTTCAGTGATTGTTTTGTTAATGTTCAAATTAGCTACATTAAAACTAAAATCATATGGGAATCAGTGCGATTTACAAGGACTCTTTGGGGAGATACTTTGCAACTGTGAAACAGCAATAAATCATGTAAGTTACGTCGCGGAGATGGGCTACTTAGTTGATCTCAACCATTTTTCAATTCACTTTTAATCTGAAAAACTATACCTGATACTGATCATGACTTCTTTAGGTTCTGAGTGCTTAGATTGAAAACATCGAGACAATTTTTTATATTGCAGTGGGGTTGGCTGCTGTATTATGGACGATTTGGAGATTTTTGAATGAGGCATGTTTTGAGAATAAAAGCGGTGTCTGATACTTTTGTTCTGATTCATGTGGTTTGTTATTTGGTTAAACTCAAGCTAAATTTTGCAGATTAGCGCTGATTTGGGGAGTAAAGCTCTTCGAGCAAGTGACAAATCAAGTCTTTCAAGCTTCTCAAAGATGGTGACCTGGAGTGGTTTGACTGGAAGCTTAAAAGCAATTAAAGTGAAGAGAGGAATCAAACTTTTAAAGCCACTCTTGCCATTTGTGGACTGTTCCTGCTTGTTGGTGACTGCTTTTGCGAGTATGTTCACTCTCATCTAGCGATGAAATTTTTTGCTTCTGTTGTGCAGCTGCTGAAAGGGCAAACCCCAGATCCTAGATATCTGTGGGTTTTGGGTGCCCTCTGGGGTTACCTGAATGTTCCTATTTCTGTTTTCTTCTTCCCTTTTTAGTTTTCTTCATGCTGTAGATGAACAATTGGTTTCTGTTAATAGAATTCAGAGAGGAGGCTCTCTTTTAGAAAATCTAATGAGGGGGAGACTGAATGACCGAGTGTAGATGACACTGACCAAGTTTATTAGTATGCGATCCTACATGTCGCTCCATTAATTCTTCTAGATAATTCTTGTATTGTTATGGCCGGCCGGCTTAGGCCTGCAAGTTATCttagtttttattttcagattaggcaagttatcttaggcaagttatcttaggttgaTTCTTCTACAAGTTATCTAGGATATAAATATAGGTTGTAGGACTCTTTTTGAAGGCAAGCAATAAGAAGAATATTAtctcctattgcccggctccctgaggagccggaaccctaaccGCCAACAGCCCTAGCCGCCGCCCTTCTCCTAGCCGCGACGGCGCCCTGCCGCCGGCGCGCCCGATCCTCGCCACGTCTCCCTCCATCCTTCCCTTACCACCTACACCCTAGATCTGGTAGAGTACTTgatcctaccaatttggtatcaggtaaCCGAGTTTCGACCATGTCTCCGCCAATTCCATCGCCACCACCACCGCTGCCCGccaactccaccaccgccgcctctgCGCCGGGCGTCACGGCCTCGCTCTCGGCGGGCACCACTGCGTCGCTCTCAGCGCCGGTCCTAACGGCACCCGGCACCACGCCGGGCCAAGGGCAGCCACAGGCCCCCGTCCAACACTCGTCGCCGCCATCACCTCCCTCGCAGCCGCAACAGTTCACGCCGGAGGCCATGGCGGGCGTCCTCAACGACCTCGTCACCGCGGTTCAAGGGATCCGCCTCTACCTGGCAGGTCCGTACGGGCCGCCCCCACCACTCCATCCAGCCATGGCCGCGGGTCAGCAGGCGCTTCCGTGGTACTCGGCATCGGGGGCCATCACCGGACTCCATCCAGCCATGGCCGCGGGTCAGCAGGCGCTTCCGTGGTACTCGGCACCGGGGGCCGTCACCGNNNNNNNNNNNNNNNNNNNNNNNNNNNNNNNNNNNNNNNNNNNNNNNNNNNNNNNNNNNNNNNNNNNNNNNNNNNNNNNNNNNNNNNNNNNNNNNNNNNNNNNNNNNNNNNNNNNNNNNNNNNNNNNNNNNNNNNNNNNNNNNNNNNNNNNNNNNNNNNNNNNNNNNNNNNNNNNNNNNNNNNNNNNNNNNNNNNNNNNNNNNNNNNNNNNNNNNNNNNNNNNNNNNNNNNNNNNNNNNNNNNNNNNNNNNNNNNNNNNNNNNNNNNNNNNNNNNNNNNNNNNNNNNNNNNNNNNNNNNNNNNNNNNNNNNNNNNNNNNNNNNNNNNNTCAGCAGGCGCTTCCGTGGTACTCGGCATCGGGGGCCATCACCGGACTCCATCCAGCCATGGCCGCGGGTCAGCAGGCGCTTCCGTGGTACACGGCACCGGGGGCCGTCACCGGAGGCTACCCGGCGCTCCCCGCCCCAGCGGCCGCACGGCCGCCTTGGGCGCAGTGGCCGCCGCAGATCGCGCCGGCAGCCCCGCCACTTCTCGCCACCACGGGGCCGCAGTGGCCCACCTGGACCGTGCCGGCCGCGCCGTCCTCCGTCGCGCCCTACCTTCCAGCGGCCTCGGAGCAGGGTCCTCCACCGGCCCCGCCCAGCCCTAACCTGGGCACCGGCGCCTCGGAGCAGGGCCAGACCCAGCAGCTTCTTTCGGCGTCACCGCCGGCCCCCACGACGCAGGCGCCAGTGCAGCTCCACCAGGCGCCGCCGCCATCGACAGTACCACCACCCGCGCCTAGGGCTACGGGTCGGCCCCTGCACCAGGTGCAGTTTCCACCGTCACCATCGCCGATCCCCGCTTGGGCGACGGACTCGTCTTCGGGGCCGGTCTACTCCACGGCGCCGGAACACCCGACGCCCTCCCTACGGTTTGATCACCCCTCCAGCTCGGCGAACTACGCCCCGGCGCTTCCCGACCCAGCATACGCGCCGGCGGCAACTACGGCCGCCCCCGGGCACGGCGGGCCGACACCCCCTCGCTTCGCCAAACTGGACATCGCCACCTACGAGGGCAcagaggaccccctcaactggctcaaccagtgcgagcagttctttcgAGGGCAGCGGACGCTCGCTTCAGATCGCACCTGGCTCGCGTCCTATCATCTTCGAGGCGCAGCgcagacctggtactacgccctcgagcaggacgagggcggcatgccaccaTGGGAGCGCTTCCGGGAGCTCTGTCTCCTCCGGTTCGGGCCTCCTATCTGCGGGAGCCGACTGGCGGCCCTCGGCCGCTTACCTTTCACATCCACGGTGCAGGACTAggccgaccgcttccaggccctggcgtgccacgcgccGGGCGTCTCCGCCACTCAGCGCGCCGAGTTATTTGTGGGCGGTCTACCGGACCATATCCGCatggacgtggagcttcggggaccccaggatctccagtTGGCCATGTATTACGCCCGCGCGTTCGAgtgccgcgcggtggccatccagcaggaatcaccGTCCCAGACTACTGGGTCGCTACCCGGACCGGAttccgcgcagggtcggcctgTGCAGGCTTCTGCGGCATCCCTCGCCGCGACCGCGgggcgcccgttccgccggctcaccccaGCTGAgatactcgagcgtcgccgccaagggttgtgcttcaactgcgacgaaccCTACAAGCCCGGCCacgcctgcccgcgactcttctacctggaggtggcagactacattccggaggacgtCGTCACCGCTGACCTGGCCGCCCCAGATGtcgagaaggtgtttgacgctggttgattaCCTCGAAGAGTTCaagcaagcgcttccccaccttgcagctcgaggacgagctgtttgtgcaggcggggagaagtgttatggccgGCCGGCTTAGGCCCGCAAGTTATCttagtttttattttcagattaggcaagttatcttaggcaagttatcttaggttgattcttctacaagttatctaggatataaatataggttgtaaGACTCTTTTTGAAGGCAAGTAATAAGAAGAATATTAtctcctattgcccggctccctgaggagccggaaccctagccgccgcccttcTCCTA from Triticum aestivum cultivar Chinese Spring chromosome 4A, IWGSC CS RefSeq v2.1, whole genome shotgun sequence harbors:
- the LOC123083798 gene encoding vegetative cell wall protein gp1-like, coding for MSPPIPSPPPPLPANSTTAASAPGVTASLSAGTTASLSAPVLTAPGTTPGQGQPQAPVQHSSPPSPPSQPQQFTPEAMAGVLNDLVTAVQGIRLYLAGPYGPPPPLHPAMAAGQQALPWYSASGAITGLHPAMAAGQQALPWYTAPGAVTGGYPALPAPAAARPPWAQWPPQIAPAAPPLLATTGPQWPTWTVPAAPSSVAPYLPAASEQGPPPAPPSPNLGTGASEQGQTQQLLSASPPAPTTQAPVQLHQAPPPSTVPPPAPRATGRPLHQVQFPPSPSPIPAWATDSSSGPVYSTAPEHPTPSLRFDHPSSSANYAPALPDPAYAPAATTAAPGHGGPTPPRFAKLDIATYEGTEDPLNWLNQCEQFFRGQRTLASDRTWLASYHLRGAAQTWYYALEQDEGGMPPWERFRELCLLRFGPPICGSRLAALGRLPFTSTVQD